From the Thermus brockianus genome, the window CGGCGCAGGAGGGCGGCAAGCCCCTGCCCCGTGCCCAGGTAGCTCGTGAGGGCGTAAAGGGGCGGAAGGAGGAAGGCCAGGGGCCAGAGGCCCGGCCCCGTGAAGGCCTGGAGAAGCCCCCCTTCCCCCGGGGGCTCAGGGGCCAGGTAGCCGAAAAGGCCACCCACCCCTTCGGCCAGGGCCCGGAGGGCCAGGTTCAGCAGGGCTACCGAGAGCCCCGCCAGAGCCCCGGTGAAGGCGCTGTAGAGGATGAGGGGCCCCGTCTGGCGCACCTCCTCGTCCCAGAAGGGGGGCAGGGAAAGGTGGGGGCCGCGGCCCGAAGGGCGCATCAGAGGGAGTGTACCAGAGAAACGGGCGTTCCCCGGGTGATCCGGGGCGTGGCGAGGCCCAAGGCCCTGTACCCCCCTCGGGTGAGGGCCCGCACCAGGAGGCGGGGGTCCACCTTGCCCCAGAGGAAAAGGGCCTCCTGGCGCACGTCCAGGTCGGGGCTGCTGGCCCGGGAGTCCGTGCCCAGGGCGAGCTCCACCCCGTACCGGGCGTAGAGGGGGATGGGGGCTTCCCCTACCTCCAGGTTCTGGTTGGAACGGGGACAAAGCACCACCTTGGTCCCGGTTTCGGCCAGGAGGGCCACCTCCTCCTCGTCCACCTGCACCCCGTGCACCAGGAGGGTATGGGGGCCCAGGACTCCCAGGGCGTGGAGGTGGCGCACGGGGGTGAGGCCCGGGGGCGTGAAGGGGGTTGGGCTAAAGCGGCGGTATACCTCCGCTAAGGGCCCCTTTCCCTCCCGGAGGAAGGCCACCTCCTCCGGGCTTTCCGCCACGTGGACCATCAGGGGGATGCCCTCGGCCTGGGCGTACTGGGCAAGCCGCTTAAGGAGGGATGGGCTTACGGAGTAGGGGGCGTGGGGGGAAAGCCCCACCTTTACCCTTCCTTCCCGCCTCCGCCACCCCTCCACCTTGGCCTTCACCCGGGCGAAGACCTCCTCGGCCTCCTTGGGGTCCGGGGCGAAGACCTCGTAGAAGGCCACGCCCGGAAGCGGGCTTTCCAGGAGGAGGAAGTCCATCACCTCGTCCTTAAAGACGATGTCGGCGAAGGCGCCTACCCCGCTTGTCAGAAGCTCCTCTAGCCCCCGCCTCGCCCCCAAAAGCCCCCGCTTCTCCCGGTGGGCCACCACGTGGGGGAGAAAGCCGGCAAAAGGCCCTTGGTAAAGGGGCAGGAGGCTTAGGTCCAGGTGGGTGTGGGCGTTCACGGGCGGGGGAAGGAGGGCTTTCCCCTTCGCCACCACGGGCGCCCCGGGGAAGCGGGCCTGGAGCGCCTCGAGGCTTCCCACCCCCACCACGTGCCCCCCCTGCACCGCCAAGGCTCCCCGGAG encodes:
- a CDS encoding amidohydrolase family protein, producing MFWLKTELWTAEVVYAGFGTPMLRGALAVQGGHVVGVGSLEALQARFPGAPVVAKGKALLPPPVNAHTHLDLSLLPLYQGPFAGFLPHVVAHREKRGLLGARRGLEELLTSGVGAFADIVFKDEVMDFLLLESPLPGVAFYEVFAPDPKEAEEVFARVKAKVEGWRRREGRVKVGLSPHAPYSVSPSLLKRLAQYAQAEGIPLMVHVAESPEEVAFLREGKGPLAEVYRRFSPTPFTPPGLTPVRHLHALGVLGPHTLLVHGVQVDEEEVALLAETGTKVVLCPRSNQNLEVGEAPIPLYARYGVELALGTDSRASSPDLDVRQEALFLWGKVDPRLLVRALTRGGYRALGLATPRITRGTPVSLVHSL